A genomic stretch from Flavobacterium humidisoli includes:
- a CDS encoding PKD domain-containing protein: MAQFYFPWRICTLSKKLAFVVLIFLSILKANAQNCTVNAGVLNVTICETDALVLNGNVPSPIIGNVSWTQISGPAVVIATPNSPGTVVTGYTGGNTYIFRYSATCADGIFAYQDKVVNVQPITIANAGGNIASCPNNSGTLTITANTPQNPGENAYWEIVGANNAGVIIDFPNLPTSTISLPQTSCGTTTLQWVIEGPEFAAGQRCRTTSQITVTNYGGVTPVSAGADQTLSNCYTTTQTTNLSGTYGGCGLNGQNGQWTFVSGPNTPVINSPNSNNTQISNLVQGTYTFRWTVTGPCASGNDLVTITVPAATQDVTTLPGGDENIFFCDPSITQVTLIAQTPLYADETVQWTQIEGDSGAVIASPQSPTTLVTNISDLGDPYRFRYTLTNNNTGCVFSKDYIVQYNSSTRTITANNGNDMAGACNATVFTIPLTVTGTGYNQYRIVTGPSSSPLGPFPTALQNVGNSLTLTLTASGEYNIEFIRRQDGSLPIGCDYGFDSLNILVSGEPTPSNAGSDVSLPCGDTSTLLSGVATEEGLHFWSQLSGPNTALIADSFAINTQVSGLIPGTYVFQYITKGGGATCGFSVSTVTINVSGSTLGATSAGPDQIVCSNSQVPLAATPALSGEIGTWSQISGPSTITFSDINDPNSKAMGFSANSAAYELQWTISYLHPGPSCSAPISDTVQIITNNSNAPTNSDAGPDACYPNGTTSFNLSGNTTNPEDFGTWTVVPTTGVTIVNPADPNTEVLVASSGTYTFTWSIENKLRLCLPNESSVMVTIADTPPAADAGPDQQICGNTITMAATASAGSIGTWTRISGSGNYTISNEHDPNAVFTFSNSGYYIFRWTVNAEVCGESFDDINLTIGIPPDAANAGPDQNICNSTSTTMVANAYDSFFESGQWSVLTGAPNQPSIADATNPNTAITGLTAGTYTFRWTITAKSVFLCPGTFDDVVVVVAPAANAGLDQSYCDVNSIQLKGNENSTGTWTLTSTTGNTADVVITQSPPGSYVANATVVPGNSYVFTYTTNSTAFPDSSSCTGSSDSVNVEVYSGASIAPNAGPDQLLCIQDVGGTASLAGNAPPADVAVTEWRFVYQPSGSTAVITTPSAPMTTVTGLNVPGLYILEWAFESTSCRTLSDIVRIEMNEAPSTADAGPDDTVACQTTYQTAAVPPAAGIGTWSFASPGDDPSGGAVVINNPNSPVTTLSNITALGTYRLTWTVSNGPFTSPSLCQPSSDTVEITFNDIPPSVANAGPDQELCNVSTAAMAAQAVTSGLGTWTQVSGPNTANIASPNNENSLMLGLIPGTYEFLWTTTTLNLNGCTSQDSVNITIYQLPSAANAGPDQTIPQFSPVNLNAAAPTAGTGLWTQISGPSTAGFTDNASPTTAVTGTVSGTYVFQWTVSNGNCAVSSDTVTLNILSVADLELTKSVTPVSGSAGDIVTFNIQVFNNNSLGGTVDATNVAVRDYIPSGYTIIPGSANLAGQYNIGDNTISWYNLTVPNGNRITLTFKAAILPSGSYLNTAEIIASDQFDPDSTPNNNILAEDDQDDAAITLDLADLSLQKTVSPTTVSINDNVIFTIRVTNSGPNNASGITVSDHLPPGYTYVSDNGAGKYNNTTGIWNVGSLNNGNTLTLQITAKVNTASAANYINTAEIQTAKQKDPDSTPGNGLPEDDIASANVVLNSADLELSKTVTPTSAAAGEQVNFTINVVNKGPGNATGVNVQDVVPVGYTLVPGSVSNGGTYQVANASINWQNLVLNSGANLNLTFSALVNPTGSYLNTAQITGSDLPDPDSTPNNNVASEDDQDNAEITFIGPSADLSLTKNVVTGNTSPVVGSQVSFELIIRNDGPNNATGVQITDLLPTGYQYVNYSSSAGLYNSTTGIWSVGTVDAGVAESLILDAKVLPTGDYKNITQVIASDLPDPDSNPNNDDGDQSEDDEDNVLLTPIPPSADLSLTKSVSNTTPLVGSTVTFTIITTNHGPQDAALVQVTDLLPSGYTFSNFNATSGTYNSTTGLWTLDILKSSESKTLQINAIVNPTGDYTNIAEVTNSDTPDPNSTPNNGVATEDDYGTATTAPIPQSSDLSLIKTVNTATPLVGSLVTFEVVVTNNGPQDNFGIQVTDVLPSGYTLSGFTVSTGTYDTAAGIWTVGNLASGDAETLQIVAKVNPSGDYLNKAEITAANLPDPDSTPNNGITTEDDYAEVTTAPVPTSADLSLTKIVNNANPLVGSQVTFSIEVTNSGPQEANGVTVTDLLPSGYTYVSYNATTGNYDPVTGLWTVGNIPISDSYTLQITAVVNATGNYTNTAEITASSQPDPDSTPNNGITTEDDYGTATTAPISQSSDLSLIKTVNTATPLVGSLVTFEVVVTNNGPQDNFGIQVTDVLPSGYTFSGFTVSTGTYDTAAGIWTVGNLASGDAETLQIVAKVNPSGDYLNKAEITAANLPDPDSTPNNGITTEDDYAEVTTAPVPTSADLSLTKTVNNANPLVGSLVTFEVVVTNNGPQDTSGVTVTDLLPSGYTYSNFTISTGTYNPATGLWAVGNLISGKSETLQILALVNPTGNYLNVAEVTASSLPDPDSTPNNGVTTEDDYAAAAVTPNAQSADLSLSKTVNDAAPLVGSSIIFEIIATNNGPQNTTGAEVTDLLPSGYTFTNYSATKGTYNALTGKWTIGSFVNGDSQVLRITAIVNPTGNYVNIAEVTASSLPDPNSTPGNGVPTENDYGTATTSPLGQTADLSLTKTVSNATPLIGTPVTFEIIITNQGPQNATGVEVTDLLPSGYTFSNFTATKGTYANTDGKWFIGSLASGDAQTLQLTAIVNGSGNYLNTAEVTASSLPDPDSTPNNGIAAEDDYASATTTPTAPMADLSLTKAIVGGNLSPIFGATITFEITVNNSGPQNATGVQVKDLLPSGYEYVAYSSTAGQYFNTTGIWNLGNIPSGGSESLIIGVKVNPTGDYHNIAEIYASNELDPDSTPNNNVSGEDDISSVLLTPVPAVADLSIEKKVLNNNLTPAVGSQISFSVIVTNSGPSNATGVTIKDILPSGYDYIFYNSTSGTYNPLTGEWNPGIILPGNSHTLVINVFVKSPTGAANEYLNTAEIMTADQHDPDSTPGNGVTTEDDYSSISVTPVIVMADLSISKTALNQDAVQDVGSTVIFTVTVTNDGPADASGVAVKDLLPSGFTYLTSSPTSGLYNFVTGVWNVGNIVSGTDQSLDIYTRVNPPSGAANEYTNTTEIIASNLPDPDSTPNNGVTTEDDYDSLQINVGVADLSLEKTASNKNANVDDVVMFTLQLNNTGPSTATGVAVEDLIPLGFKNISNINNGGIFSKNIIKWANLTVPVGGITLTYEVTVANPFGLESVDYVNIAQVTASNQFDPDSTPNNDNGDQSEDDEDSEFINIPSTDVAINKEVDKTDVPMDTQVTFTITAENLGNLTATNVEVQDALPKGYSLVNSSVTSGSYDAKIGIWSIPVINKGTVQTLTLTVKVVDFNDYLNNAHLIKLDQIDTNSANNQDSATVSPNCLKIYNEFSPNDDGQNDFFYIDCIERYPNNQLEIFNRWGNLVYYQKGYKNTWDGKEEGSAKTLPEGTYFYILDLGDGSKKTSGWVYLK, from the coding sequence ATGGCACAATTTTATTTTCCTTGGAGAATCTGCACTTTATCAAAAAAATTAGCTTTTGTCGTTTTAATTTTTCTCTCAATTTTAAAAGCAAATGCACAAAACTGTACCGTAAATGCAGGAGTTTTGAATGTTACCATCTGCGAAACCGACGCCTTGGTTTTAAATGGAAATGTCCCATCACCAATTATAGGAAATGTTTCATGGACACAAATATCCGGACCGGCAGTGGTTATTGCCACTCCAAACAGTCCCGGTACAGTTGTAACAGGTTACACGGGCGGCAATACATACATATTTCGATACAGTGCAACCTGTGCCGACGGGATATTTGCTTATCAGGATAAAGTCGTAAATGTACAGCCCATTACAATTGCCAATGCGGGAGGCAATATTGCGAGCTGTCCAAATAATTCAGGAACATTGACTATTACAGCAAATACTCCTCAAAATCCTGGAGAAAATGCTTACTGGGAAATCGTCGGGGCTAATAATGCAGGAGTTATAATTGATTTTCCTAATCTGCCAACCTCAACCATATCGTTGCCGCAGACCAGCTGCGGCACAACTACTCTTCAATGGGTTATAGAAGGGCCTGAATTTGCTGCTGGACAAAGATGCAGAACAACATCCCAAATTACCGTTACCAACTATGGCGGCGTAACTCCGGTTTCAGCCGGCGCAGACCAGACGCTGAGCAATTGCTATACTACAACACAAACCACAAACCTCAGTGGAACTTATGGCGGCTGCGGCCTTAATGGACAGAATGGCCAATGGACATTTGTAAGCGGCCCTAATACGCCTGTGATAAACAGTCCAAATTCGAATAATACACAAATCTCTAATCTTGTTCAGGGCACTTATACATTCAGATGGACTGTTACAGGTCCATGTGCATCTGGCAATGATCTGGTAACCATTACGGTCCCTGCGGCAACACAGGATGTAACTACCTTGCCAGGCGGAGACGAGAATATATTTTTTTGTGACCCTTCCATTACCCAAGTTACTCTAATAGCGCAAACACCTCTGTATGCCGATGAAACCGTTCAGTGGACCCAGATTGAAGGAGACAGCGGTGCTGTAATAGCATCACCTCAGAGTCCCACTACACTGGTGACCAATATTTCAGATTTAGGAGATCCTTACAGATTTAGATATACACTAACTAACAATAATACCGGTTGTGTTTTCAGTAAAGATTATATCGTGCAGTATAACAGTTCAACAAGGACCATTACAGCCAATAATGGTAATGATATGGCAGGAGCCTGTAATGCTACTGTTTTTACAATTCCGCTTACTGTCACAGGAACCGGCTATAACCAATACAGGATTGTAACAGGTCCAAGCAGTTCACCGCTGGGCCCATTTCCTACTGCATTACAAAATGTTGGAAATTCATTAACACTTACCCTTACAGCGTCTGGGGAATACAATATTGAATTTATCAGAAGGCAGGACGGATCACTTCCTATTGGCTGTGATTACGGATTCGATTCGCTCAATATTTTAGTTTCCGGCGAACCAACTCCTTCAAACGCGGGCTCTGATGTAAGCCTGCCCTGCGGAGATACTAGCACTCTTTTATCTGGAGTTGCAACAGAAGAGGGACTGCATTTTTGGAGCCAGCTTAGTGGCCCTAACACTGCTTTAATTGCCGATAGTTTTGCTATAAATACTCAGGTTTCCGGACTTATTCCCGGAACGTATGTTTTTCAATATATAACAAAAGGAGGAGGTGCAACTTGTGGTTTTTCGGTTTCTACAGTGACTATAAATGTTTCTGGTAGCACGCTAGGAGCGACAAGTGCCGGACCTGACCAAATTGTATGTTCAAATTCACAGGTGCCGCTGGCCGCAACACCTGCTCTGAGCGGAGAAATAGGAACCTGGAGCCAGATTTCTGGACCAAGTACTATAACATTCTCCGATATTAATGATCCTAACTCCAAAGCCATGGGTTTTAGTGCTAATTCTGCTGCATATGAGCTGCAATGGACTATTTCCTATCTGCATCCCGGACCTTCCTGCAGTGCTCCCATATCTGATACTGTACAAATAATAACCAATAACAGCAATGCTCCTACCAACTCAGATGCTGGGCCCGATGCCTGTTACCCGAATGGCACGACATCCTTCAATCTTAGCGGAAACACAACTAATCCCGAAGATTTCGGCACATGGACTGTGGTGCCCACAACAGGAGTAACTATAGTAAATCCAGCTGACCCTAACACCGAAGTTCTTGTTGCCTCTAGTGGCACTTATACTTTCACGTGGTCAATTGAAAACAAATTAAGGCTCTGTCTGCCCAATGAAAGCAGTGTTATGGTAACCATAGCAGATACTCCTCCAGCTGCAGACGCTGGACCAGACCAGCAGATCTGCGGCAATACCATAACTATGGCTGCGACGGCAAGTGCAGGAAGCATCGGAACCTGGACAAGAATCTCTGGTTCGGGAAATTATACTATTAGCAATGAACATGATCCCAATGCGGTTTTTACATTCTCAAACAGCGGCTACTATATTTTCAGATGGACAGTAAATGCCGAAGTGTGCGGCGAATCTTTTGATGACATCAACTTAACCATAGGAATTCCGCCTGATGCAGCAAACGCAGGACCGGATCAGAATATTTGCAACAGTACCAGTACCACAATGGTTGCAAACGCTTATGACAGCTTTTTTGAAAGCGGCCAATGGTCTGTTCTAACCGGTGCTCCAAACCAGCCAAGCATAGCTGATGCAACTAATCCAAATACAGCTATAACAGGGCTTACTGCTGGTACTTACACCTTTAGGTGGACGATTACTGCAAAAAGTGTTTTTCTCTGTCCTGGAACTTTTGATGATGTTGTGGTTGTAGTCGCGCCGGCTGCAAATGCAGGCCTCGACCAGTCTTACTGCGATGTAAACAGTATCCAGCTTAAAGGAAATGAAAATTCTACAGGAACATGGACACTTACCAGTACAACGGGAAATACAGCTGATGTTGTAATTACCCAGTCTCCGCCTGGCAGTTATGTGGCCAACGCAACAGTTGTTCCTGGAAACAGCTACGTATTTACCTACACAACCAATTCTACAGCTTTTCCAGACAGCTCCAGCTGTACGGGCTCATCAGATTCAGTCAATGTTGAAGTTTACAGCGGTGCCAGTATAGCCCCTAATGCAGGACCTGATCAGCTCCTGTGCATTCAGGATGTTGGAGGAACTGCTTCTTTAGCTGGAAATGCACCTCCTGCTGATGTCGCAGTTACAGAATGGCGCTTTGTTTACCAGCCTTCGGGCAGTACTGCGGTAATTACCACACCTTCTGCTCCAATGACAACTGTTACAGGTTTAAACGTACCTGGACTTTATATTCTGGAATGGGCATTTGAAAGCACTTCCTGCAGAACATTATCCGATATTGTCCGTATTGAAATGAATGAAGCGCCAAGTACCGCAGACGCAGGTCCAGATGATACCGTAGCATGCCAGACCACTTATCAGACTGCCGCTGTACCGCCTGCTGCAGGTATCGGTACATGGTCATTTGCCAGTCCGGGAGACGATCCTTCTGGGGGTGCTGTAGTAATCAATAATCCAAATAGTCCCGTAACAACTTTATCCAACATTACTGCCTTAGGCACTTATAGATTGACATGGACCGTGTCAAATGGACCTTTTACCAGCCCTTCATTGTGCCAGCCTTCTTCTGACACTGTTGAAATAACATTTAACGACATTCCCCCTTCTGTTGCAAATGCAGGTCCAGATCAGGAATTATGTAATGTTAGCACAGCTGCAATGGCCGCACAGGCAGTAACTTCGGGTTTGGGAACATGGACTCAGGTTTCCGGGCCAAACACAGCTAATATTGCTTCGCCAAACAATGAAAATTCTTTAATGTTAGGGTTAATTCCTGGGACATATGAGTTTCTATGGACCACTACGACTTTAAATCTAAACGGATGTACTTCACAAGATTCGGTTAATATCACCATCTATCAATTGCCATCAGCTGCAAATGCTGGACCTGACCAGACAATTCCGCAGTTTTCACCTGTAAATTTAAATGCAGCCGCCCCGACTGCTGGAACTGGATTGTGGACGCAGATTTCCGGACCAAGTACGGCAGGGTTCACCGATAATGCTTCTCCAACAACCGCTGTTACAGGAACTGTCTCTGGAACCTATGTTTTCCAATGGACGGTAAGCAATGGAAACTGTGCCGTTTCTTCTGATACCGTAACACTTAATATACTATCCGTTGCTGATCTTGAACTGACTAAATCGGTTACACCTGTAAGCGGAAGTGCGGGTGATATTGTAACATTCAATATTCAGGTTTTTAATAATAACTCTCTTGGAGGAACAGTTGATGCAACAAATGTGGCAGTAAGAGATTATATCCCATCAGGATATACAATAATCCCTGGATCTGCAAACTTAGCAGGCCAATACAATATTGGCGACAACACTATTTCATGGTACAATCTAACTGTTCCAAATGGAAATAGAATAACGCTGACTTTTAAAGCAGCTATTCTGCCAAGCGGTTCTTATTTAAATACAGCTGAAATTATTGCTTCGGATCAATTTGACCCCGACAGTACGCCTAATAATAATATTCTGGCAGAAGATGACCAGGATGATGCTGCTATTACACTAGATCTGGCTGATTTATCTCTTCAAAAAACAGTTTCGCCAACTACTGTAAGCATAAATGACAATGTGATATTTACAATCAGAGTTACCAACAGCGGTCCAAATAATGCTTCAGGAATTACTGTTTCAGACCACCTTCCTCCAGGATATACCTACGTAAGCGATAATGGAGCAGGAAAATATAATAATACTACAGGCATCTGGAATGTCGGCAGTTTAAATAATGGAAACACGCTAACATTACAGATTACTGCTAAAGTCAACACTGCTTCTGCAGCCAATTATATCAATACCGCCGAAATACAGACAGCAAAACAAAAAGATCCAGACAGTACACCCGGCAATGGCCTTCCAGAAGACGATATTGCCAGCGCCAATGTTGTTCTAAATTCAGCCGACCTGGAACTTTCAAAAACGGTAACTCCTACTTCAGCTGCTGCGGGCGAACAAGTAAACTTCACCATTAATGTCGTTAACAAAGGTCCAGGAAATGCAACAGGCGTGAATGTACAGGATGTTGTTCCTGTTGGTTATACTTTGGTGCCCGGTTCAGTATCAAACGGAGGAACCTATCAAGTTGCAAACGCCTCAATTAACTGGCAGAATTTGGTTCTAAACAGCGGCGCTAATTTAAATCTAACCTTCAGCGCCTTGGTAAATCCTACAGGAAGCTATCTAAATACAGCTCAGATAACGGGAAGCGATCTGCCTGATCCTGACAGCACCCCAAATAATAATGTTGCTTCTGAAGATGATCAGGATAATGCTGAAATTACCTTTATTGGCCCTTCTGCCGACTTGTCTTTAACCAAAAATGTAGTTACGGGCAATACCAGTCCTGTAGTAGGAAGCCAAGTTTCTTTTGAACTGATAATTAGAAATGATGGTCCAAATAATGCAACTGGAGTACAGATAACCGATTTACTGCCTACTGGATATCAATATGTCAATTACAGTTCATCTGCTGGTTTATACAATAGTACCACAGGAATTTGGAGTGTCGGCACTGTTGATGCTGGTGTAGCAGAATCACTTATTTTAGATGCGAAAGTATTGCCTACAGGAGATTACAAAAATATAACTCAGGTTATTGCTAGTGACCTTCCTGATCCTGATAGCAACCCTAATAATGACGATGGAGATCAAAGTGAAGATGATGAGGATAATGTCCTACTAACTCCTATACCTCCTTCTGCAGATTTATCGTTAACGAAATCAGTAAGCAATACAACACCTCTGGTTGGCTCCACAGTAACTTTTACCATTATTACAACTAATCACGGACCCCAAGATGCTGCTTTAGTTCAGGTAACCGATTTATTGCCATCTGGTTACACGTTTAGCAATTTTAATGCGACAAGCGGAACATATAACAGCACAACAGGGTTATGGACTTTAGATATATTGAAAAGCAGCGAATCTAAAACCTTACAGATTAATGCAATAGTAAACCCAACAGGAGATTATACCAATATTGCGGAAGTTACCAATAGTGATACTCCAGATCCTAACTCAACTCCAAATAACGGAGTAGCAACAGAGGATGATTATGGAACAGCGACTACTGCTCCTATTCCACAGTCTTCAGATCTATCATTGATTAAAACAGTTAACACTGCCACACCATTAGTAGGCTCACTCGTTACTTTTGAAGTAGTTGTAACCAATAATGGCCCGCAGGATAATTTTGGCATACAGGTAACAGATGTGCTTCCGTCTGGATATACTTTAAGTGGATTTACCGTTTCAACAGGAACTTATGACACAGCTGCAGGAATATGGACTGTTGGCAATTTGGCGTCAGGTGATGCAGAAACGCTTCAAATTGTGGCGAAAGTAAATCCAAGTGGCGATTATCTTAATAAGGCTGAAATAACAGCTGCGAATCTTCCTGATCCCGATTCCACTCCAAACAACGGAATTACTACAGAAGATGATTACGCAGAAGTGACAACAGCTCCAGTACCGACATCGGCAGACTTGTCACTAACCAAAATAGTAAATAATGCTAATCCGCTTGTGGGGTCGCAGGTAACTTTTAGTATTGAAGTAACTAATTCTGGACCGCAGGAAGCAAATGGAGTCACTGTAACTGATTTATTGCCTTCTGGATATACATATGTATCCTACAATGCAACAACAGGAAATTACGATCCAGTAACCGGTCTTTGGACAGTTGGAAACATACCTATTTCAGACTCTTACACTTTACAAATAACAGCTGTAGTTAATGCGACAGGAAATTATACCAATACCGCTGAAATTACGGCAAGCAGTCAGCCTGATCCAGATTCAACTCCAAATAACGGCATAACAACAGAAGATGATTATGGAACGGCGACTACTGCTCCTATTTCACAGTCTTCAGATTTATCATTGATTAAAACAGTTAACACTGCCACACCATTAGTAGGCTCGCTCGTTACTTTTGAAGTAGTCGTAACCAATAATGGCCCGCAGGATAATTTTGGCATACAGGTAACAGATGTGCTTCCGTCTGGATATACTTTCAGTGGATTTACCGTTTCAACAGGAACTTATGACACAGCTGCAGGAATATGGACTGTTGGCAATTTGGCGTCAGGTGATGCAGAAACGCTTCAAATTGTGGCGAAAGTAAATCCAAGTGGCGATTATCTTAATAAGGCTGAAATAACAGCTGCAAATCTTCCTGATCCCGATTCCACTCCAAACAACGGAATTACTACAGAAGATGATTACGCAGAAGTGACAACAGCTCCAGTACCGACATCGGCAGATTTGTCACTAACTAAAACAGTCAATAATGCCAATCCGCTGGTAGGCTCTTTGGTTACTTTTGAAGTAGTTGTTACCAATAATGGTCCGCAAGATACATCTGGTGTAACAGTCACAGATTTACTGCCGAGCGGTTATACTTATTCTAATTTTACAATTTCTACCGGAACATATAATCCAGCAACAGGATTATGGGCAGTTGGTAATTTAATTAGCGGAAAATCAGAAACACTGCAAATTCTGGCATTGGTCAATCCAACAGGAAATTACTTGAATGTAGCGGAAGTTACTGCCAGCAGTCTTCCCGATCCGGATTCTACTCCTAACAACGGAGTTACTACAGAAGACGATTATGCAGCAGCTGCAGTTACTCCTAATGCACAGTCCGCTGATTTATCTTTATCTAAAACCGTTAATGATGCAGCTCCGCTGGTAGGATCTTCAATTATTTTTGAAATAATTGCAACCAACAATGGCCCTCAAAATACAACTGGAGCTGAAGTAACTGATTTACTGCCTTCTGGATATACTTTTACTAACTACAGCGCTACAAAAGGAACTTACAATGCCCTAACGGGAAAATGGACAATTGGCTCATTTGTTAATGGAGATTCTCAAGTATTGAGAATAACTGCCATTGTAAATCCAACTGGAAATTATGTAAACATTGCCGAAGTTACAGCCAGCAGTCTCCCAGATCCTAATTCAACCCCTGGCAATGGAGTTCCAACTGAAAATGATTACGGAACAGCCACAACTTCTCCTTTAGGGCAAACAGCAGATTTATCTTTAACCAAAACGGTCAGTAATGCGACGCCATTAATCGGAACTCCGGTAACTTTTGAAATAATTATAACCAACCAAGGTCCTCAGAATGCAACAGGTGTCGAAGTAACAGATTTACTGCCTTCGGGGTATACCTTTAGTAATTTTACAGCAACAAAAGGAACATATGCCAACACAGACGGAAAATGGTTTATTGGTTCTTTGGCCAGCGGAGATGCGCAAACATTGCAATTAACAGCTATAGTGAATGGTTCGGGTAATTACTTAAATACAGCTGAAGTAACGGCCAGCAGCCTTCCTGATCCTGATTCAACTCCAAATAACGGAATAGCGGCAGAAGATGATTATGCAAGTGCTACCACAACGCCAACTGCACCTATGGCAGATTTATCTCTAACAAAAGCAATAGTCGGCGGCAATCTAAGTCCAATATTTGGCGCAACTATTACTTTCGAAATAACCGTAAATAACAGCGGACCACAAAACGCAACTGGTGTTCAGGTAAAAGATCTGTTGCCAAGTGGTTATGAATATGTGGCATACAGCTCAACAGCTGGACAGTACTTCAACACCACAGGAATCTGGAATTTAGGAAATATACCAAGTGGCGGTTCTGAATCTTTAATAATAGGCGTAAAAGTAAATCCTACAGGAGATTATCATAATATTGCCGAGATTTATGCTTCAAACGAGCTGGATCCTGATTCCACACCAAACAATAATGTCAGCGGTGAGGACGATATCAGTTCTGTGCTATTAACTCCTGTTCCAGCTGTAGCCGATCTTTCTATTGAGAAAAAAGTGCTCAATAATAACCTTACCCCTGCTGTGGGATCGCAGATTTCATTCTCTGTTATAGTAACCAACTCAGGTCCAAGCAATGCAACAGGTGTTACCATAAAAGACATACTGCCTTCTGGATATGATTATATTTTTTACAATTCCACTTCGGGAACATATAATCCTTTAACCGGTGAATGGAATCCTGGAATAATACTGCCTGGAAATAGCCATACCCTAGTCATAAATGTTTTTGTAAAAAGTCCGACCGGTGCTGCCAATGAATACTTAAATACAGCTGAAATTATGACTGCAGATCAGCATGATCCCGACAGTACGCCTGGCAACGGAGTCACTACCGAAGATGATTACAGCAGTATTTCGGTTACACCTGTAATTGTAATGGCAGATTTATCCATTAGCAAAACAGCATTAAATCAGGATGCAGTTCAAGATGTTGGCTCGACGGTCATATTTACCGTTACCGTTACCAATGACGGTCCCGCAGATGCAAGCGGCGTAGCAGTTAAAGATTTGCTTCCTTCTGGATTCACTTATTTGACAAGCAGTCCTACCAGCGGTTTATACAACTTTGTTACAGGAGTGTGGAATGTCGGAAATATTGTAAGCGGAACTGATCAGTCATTGGATATTTACACCCGTGTAAACCCTCCGTCGGGAGCTGCAAATGAATATACAAATACAACCGAGATTATTGCCAGCAATCTTCCTGATCCAGATTCTACTCCAAACAACGGAGTAACCACAGAGGATGATTATGACAGCTTGCAAATTAATGTTGGGGTTGCAGATTTAAGCCTGGAAAAAACAGCTAGCAATAAAAATGCAAATGTAGATGATGTTGTAATGTTCACCCTTCAGCTTAACAATACAGGTCCAAGCACTGCTACTGGAGTTGCTGTTGAAGATTTAATACCGCTCGGATTCAAGAATATTTCGAATATCAATAATGGCGGTATCTTCAGTAAGAATATTATCAAATGGGCGAATCTAACCGTTCCTGTTGGTGGTATTACATTAACTTATGAGGTCACAGTAGCCAATCCATTTGGACTTGAAAGCGTTGATTATGTTAATATTGCTCAGGTAACCGCCAGTAATCAATTTGATCCAGACTCGACTCCGAATAATGATAATGGAGATCAGAGTGAGGATGATGAAGA